One window of the Dreissena polymorpha isolate Duluth1 chromosome 5, UMN_Dpol_1.0, whole genome shotgun sequence genome contains the following:
- the LOC127831378 gene encoding uncharacterized protein K02A2.6-like, translating to MAVVRKSSGSLRICLDHQPLNKVLKRQRYRFTTFDDVLPNLNQAKLFTKMDVKEAFWHVQLDEESSKLTTMITPFGRFRWSRLPFGLCVSSEIFARKLNEALNGLEGIFVIADDIIVVGCGETEQSAKSDNDRKLKSLAKRCSKQNIILNEEKTKVGKEVIFHGHRITDKGVLPDKNKVKAIQNMPKPKNVTEVRQLCGLVQYMSKFLPDLASTMEPIRQLTRKDVKWEWTNECDESLEKVKAQITSAPVLAYFDPEKVVLQVDSSQHGLDARILEIRRATEEDSSMQELQHLIITGWPKKSDISAELGQYHPLRDTLSVQDGVIFKGEAIVIPKSLRKEMLRRLHKAHLGYDSMDRRARGTIFWPGMRAELQEFTKQCVQCENRKPPPQQEKLKQHSDGLRPWDKVGSDLFKIQNRLFLVVVDYHSSFIEVDLLTVATSQQVIDKMKKHFARFGIPRELITDGGPQYMSTEVRNFTQKWGIKHHITSPHHSASNGKAESAVKAMKTLIIKCHESRTDPMEAILEQRNTSRADTKRSPAEMMMNRKLRTMVPSRVKAEPRCESRGNRKKSVKKWFDQKAHDQPKVKIGQSVYFHKQSKKPWQKGIVENINGDRYIVRSEESGLYARNRVHIRPTKVEVQIREQSPPRYKNMNSETRNQSAPKTHETTRMTATSSTGNTTAASESEPTAASESGPSRYNLRPRGNIQRPQCLKGFV from the exons ATGGCCGTGGTACGAAAATCTTCAGGGAGCCTGCGTATCTGCTTAGACCACCAACCTCTAAACAAAGTGCTGAAAAGACAGCGGTACAGATTTACCACATTTGATGATGTCTTGCCAAATCTCAACCAGGCAAAGTTGTTCACCAAAATGGATGTCAAAGAAGCATTCTGGCATGTGCAATTAGATGAAGAGTCGAGCAAGCTCACAACGATGATAACCCCTTTTGGACGATTCCGATGGTCAAGATTACCATTTGGGCTATGTGTATCAAGTGAGATCTTTGCAAGAAAGCTAAACGAAGCTTTGAATGGTCTCGAAGGCATTTTTGTGATCGCAGATGATATCATCGTCGTTGGCTGCGGTGAAACAGAACAATCCGCAAAGTCGGACAATGACCGCAAACTGAAATCACTTGCAAAACGATGCTCAAAACAGAACATTATTCTGAATGAAGAAAAGACAAAGGTCGGAAAAGAAGTGATCTTTCATGGACACAGAATAACAGACAAAGGTGTTTTGCCCGATAAGAACAAAGTGAAAGCCATCCAAAACATGCCGAAGCCGAAAAATGTTACAGAGGTTCGACAACTCTGCGGACTAGTGCAATACATGAGCAAATTTCTACCTGATCTTGCGTCGACCATGGAGCCCATTCGTCAACTAACGCGTAAAGATGTCAAGTGGGAATGGACAAATGAGTGCGACGAAAGTTTAGAAAAAGTGAAAGCACAAATCACAAGCGCCCCAGTTTTGGCGTACTTTGATCCTGAAAAAGTCGTGCTGCAAGTGGACTCATCGCAACACGGACTGG ATGCAAGAATTCTGGAAATCAGACGCGCAACAGAAGAAGATTCGTCAATGCAAGAGCTTCAGCACTTAATAATCACTGGATGGCCGAAAAAAAGTGACATTAGTGCTGAACTCGGACAATATCACCCTCTCAGAGATACTCTCAGTGTGCAAGATGGAGTGATCTTCAAAGGTGAAGCAATAGTTATTCCAAAAAGCCTGAGAAAAGAAATGCTGCGAAGACTGCACAAAGCACATCTAGGTTATGATAGTATGGACAGAAGAGCCCGCGGAACGATCTTCTGGCCGGGTATGAGAGCAGAACTGCAAGAGTTCACGAAACAATGTGTACAGTGTGAGAACAGAAAACCTCCCCCTCAACAGGAAAAGTTGAAACAACATAGTGATGGACTACGACCTTGGGACAAGGTCGGATCGGACTTGTTCAAAATACAGAACAGGTTATTTCTCGTCGTCGTAGACTACCACTCAAGCTTCATCGAAGTGGATTTACTGACAGTGGCAACCAGTCAGCAAGTGATTGACAAAATGAAGAAACACTTTGCTAGATTCGGAATTCCCAGAGAACTGATAACTGACGGTGGACCCCAGTATATGTCCACAGAAGTCCGTAACTTTACACAGAAGTGGGGTATAAAGCATCACATCACGTCGCCCCACCACTCAGCATCAAATGGTAAAGCTGAGAGTGCTGTGAAAGCCATGAAGACACTGATCATCAAGTGCCACGAGTCGCGTACGGACCCGATGGAGGCGATCCTGGAACAACGAAACACATCTCGTGCCGACACCAAGAGGAGTCCAGCTGAGATGATGATGAATCGAAAGCTTCGCACCATGGTACCTTCGCGCGTGAAAGCAGAGCCACGTTGTGAATCGCGAGGGAATCGTAAGAAATCGGTGAAAAAATGGTTCGATCAAAAAGCGCACGATCAACCAAAAGTAAAAATCGGTCAATCAGTGTATTTCCATAAGCAGAGCAAAAAGCCCTGGCAGAAAGGCATAGTTGAAAATATCAATGGTGATCGATATATTGTGCGTAGTGAAGAAAGTGGGCTATATGCCAGAAATCGTGTTCATATCCGTCCGACAAAAGTCGAAGTGCAGATTCGCGAGCAATCTCCGCCTCGTTATAAAAATATGAATTCTGAAACTCGTAATCAAAGCGCGCCAAAGACGCATGAAACTACTCGTATGACTGCAACATCTTCAACAGGCAACACGACAGCAGCCTCTGAATCAGAACCAACAGCAGCTTCAGAATCCGGCCCGAGCAGATACAACCTAAGGCCCCGCGGAAACATTCAAAGACCCCAGTGTCTTAAGGGTTTTGTGTGA